From the genome of Gemmatimonadaceae bacterium:
ATCGAGCAGTTCACGGCCTGGCTCGAAGGACTCAGGAAGAAGTGAAGATCGCCGTTCTCAACGGCCCCAACCTCAATCTTCTCGGCACCAGAGAACCCGCCATCTACGGCACCGACACCCTCGCAGACATCGAGGCGCGACTGCGCCGGGTCGGCGAGGGCCTCGATGTTGAGGTCATGTGCTGCCAGCACAATGGCGAGGGCGAACTGGTGAGCGCGATCCACGCGCTGCGCGGCATGGCGGACGGTGCCATCATCAATGCCGGTGCCTATTCGCACTCGAGCCTCGCGATCCGGGACGCCTTTTCGTCCATCGCCCTGCCGTTCGTCGAGGTGCACCTCACCAACGTGTATGCGCGCGAACCGGAACGGCGGCACTCGATGCTGGCGCCCGAGGCGCGCGCGGTGATCTGCGGCTTTGGCGCGCACGGCTACGAACTCGCCCTCCACGGACTCGTCGCGTCGCTCCGCGCCCAATGAGGGCGCGCCACCTCGAGCGCGTCAGCGCGCTGCGGGAGCGCCTGCTGGAGCTACACGGGGACGCGGTGCTCGTCTCGAGCCTTCCCAACGCGCGCTACCTCACGGGGTTCACGGGCTCGAACGCGCTCGTCCTGATTTCGCAGCGTGACGTCGTCCTGCTCACGGACTTTCGCTACGAGACGCAGGTAGCCGACGAGTGCCCCGACTGGGTGCGAGTGCGCATTGAATCCGCCTCACTGTGGAAGGGGCTGTGGGAGGCGCTGAGCGCCGACTCGACGATCCGCAGCATCGCCTTCGAGTCTGCCCATCTCACGCATCGGGATTTCCAGCGGTGCCTGGAGCAGGGCGATCGCTGGCATTGGCGCCCAACAGAGGACCTGGTCGAGGCCCTGCGAGCCGTGAAGGATGCCGATGAGGTGCGCTGCATTCGCGAGGCCGGGCGCGTGGCAACCGACGCCCTGCGCCGCACGATCGCGAGAGTGCGCCCCGGTCTCACCGAGCTGGAGGTCTGCGGGATCCTCGAGTACGAGTTGCGCGCTGGCGGGAGTGAAGCACACCCCTTTCCGCCGATCGTGGCCGCGGGCGACCGCGCAGCGTTGCCGCACGCGCGGGCATCTCGGCGCGCGATCGCTGTCGGGGATTTCCTCCTCATCGATTTTGGTGCGACGGCCGGCGGCTATTGCTCCGACGTCACCAGGACCTTTACCATCGGCGCGGCGTCCGAGCGGCAACGCGACGTACATGACGCGGTGCGCGAGGCGCATGCGAAGGCGGTTGGCGGCATTCGCGCCGGTGTCACCGGGAAGGCGGGAGATGCGCTCGCGCGCGAGGTGCTGGAGGCGCGCGGATTCGGCGCCCTGTTCGGACATGGGCTCGGTCACGGACTCGGGCTCGAGGTCCACGAGGCGCCAAGGTTGTCGCGACTGGCGGAGGGCTCGTTGCCGGATGGGGCTGTCGTTACTATCGAGCCGGGGGTGTATGTTCCGGGTTGGGGCGGGGTGCGGCTGGAAGACGATGTCCACGTCACGGCGACCGGGGCGGAGTTGCTCACGGAGTTCCCGCGGGAGCTCCTCGCGCTCGGCGCATGACCGGTTGACCTCTCACTGCGAACCATGATCGACCTTCGCTACGTCAAGAAGCTCATCGAGATGCTGGACGGATCTTCCGTGGATTCGGTGGAGATCTCGTCCGACAAGGGCATGAAGATCCGGATCTCGAAGAGCCCTCAGCAGCGCGGGGCGGTGCAGATCCCGGCGCAGGTTGCCCTGCCGCCCATGATGGCCGCCGCTCCGGTGGCGCGACCGACCCCTACCGAAGGGGTGTCGGCGATTCCGGAGCCCGAGGCCGCGGGCCGGGCGGAACCGGTCAAGTCGTCCCTGCTGGAAGTGAAGTCGCCCATGGTGGGAACGTTCTACGGCGCCCCGGAACCGGGGGCCAAACCTTACGCAGCGGTGGGTTCGCGCGTCACCAAGGGACAGGTGCTCTGCATCATCGAGGCGATGAAGATCATGAACGAGATCGAGGCCGAGATTTCGGGGGTGGTCAGGGAAGTCGCCGTCCAGGATGCGCACCCGGTCGAATACGGCCAGGTCCTCTTCCGCGTCGATCCGAATGGGTAGCACACCCCACGCCACCGACACTACCGCCACGGCCGCTGGCGCCGCGCCGCGCGCTCCGTTCAACCTCAAGGCGATCCTGCAGCAGATGGTGCAGGTGAGCGCGTCGGACCTTCACCTCAAGGTCGGACGCCCGCCAACGCTGCGCATCAATGGCGACCTGTCGCCGCTTCCCCTGCCGGCGCTGCGGCCCGAAGACCTCAGCGTGCTGGCGAAGGAGCTGATGTCGCCCAAGCAGGTGAAGGAATTCGCCGAGTTCCGCGAGGCGGATTTCGCCACCGGTGTTCCCGGCATCGGACGCTTTCGAGTGAACGCCTATCAGCAACGCGGCACGATCGCCTTCGCGATCCGGACGGTGCCGCACCAGGCCAAGTCGATCAGCGAGCTGAACCTGCCGCCGATCGTCGAGGAAATCGCGCTCCTGCCGCGCGGACTGGTGCTGGTGACCGGCGTGACCGGATCGGGCAAGTCCACGGCGCTGGCGTCGATGCTGCAGACGATGAACGAGCGGCGCTACGCCAACATCATCACGATCGAGGACCCGATCGAGTTCCTGCACCGCGACGTGAAGTGCCACATCAACCAGCGCGAGGTCGGCACGGACACGGGCTCGTTCGGTCAGGCGCTGCGCCGCGTGCTGCGGCAGGACCCGGACGTCATCCTCATCGGCGAAATCCGCGACCTGGACACGCTCGACACGGCGCTCAAGGCCGCCGACACGGGACACCTGGTCTTCAGCACGCTGCACACGACGGACGCGACGCAGACGGTGAATCGCATCCTGTCTTTCTACCCGCCGCACCAGCAGAACGAGGTGCGCTTTGCCCTGTCGAGCGCTCTGGCCGCGGTCGTCTCGCTGCGCCTCGTACCGCGCTCGGACCGACCGGGCCGTATCCCGGCCGCAGAGGTGCTTGTCAACACCGCGGCGGTGCGAGAGCAGATCCGTGACCTGAGCAAGACGCTCAATATTCCGGACCTGATTCGCGAGGGGACGGTGCAATACGGTATGCAGAGTTTCGACCAGTCGCTGATGGCGTGGTACTCGAAGGGCGTGATCTCGTACGAAAGCGCGTTATTCTTCGCGACGAATCCCAACGAGTTCGCGCTGCGAGTGCAGGGGGTTGCTGGCTCCAGCGACAACTCGTGGAGGGACTTCGAGACCGACGACCCCGTGTAAGCGGCACCCGTCCTTCATCGACATGTTCAAGAAAGTCCTGGTCGCCAACCGCGGGGAAATCGCGCTTCGCGTCATTCGCGCCTGCCGCGAGCTCGGTATCCAGACGGTGGCCGTGTATTCGGAGGCCGATCGGGAGTCGCTGCACGTGCGCTTTGCCGACGACGACGTCTGTATCGGTCCGGCGCCGGCGCGCGAGTCGTATCTGCGGATTCCGCGATTGATCGCCGCCGCCGAGATCACGGGAGCGGATGCGATTCACCCGGGCTATGGATTCCTCGCCGAAAATGCGGAGTTCGCCGAGACGTGCGTCGCGTCGAACATCACGTTCATCGGCCCGACCGCGCAGCAGATCCGGACGATGGGCGACAAGGCGGAAGCGCGGAAGACCATGACCGGTGTCGGCGTTCCGATCGTCCCCGGCACACCGGGTCCGGTCGACGACCCCGAGGCGGCACTGGAGTTTGCCAAGGAGATTGGCTTCCCGGTGATCATCAAGGCGGCCGCTGGTGGTGGCGGCAAAGGCATGCGGGTGGCGCGAGAGGCGGAAGAGTTCCTGCGTGCGTTTTCGCTGGCGCGCTCCGAGGCGCTGTCGGCCTTTGGCAACGGTGACGTGTACGTCGAGAAGTATCTCACCAAGCCCCGCCACATCGAGTTCCAGATCCTCGGCGACACGCACGGCAACGTGATTCACCTGGGCGAACGTGACTGTTCGATCCAGCGGCGGCACCAGAAGCTGATCGAAGAGGCGCCGAGCCCGGCAATGACCCCCGAACTGCGGGCGGCCATGGGCGAAGCGGCGGTGCGTGGTGCACGTGCCATCGATTATGTGGGAGCCGGCACGATCGAGATGCTGCTCGATGAGGACGGGTCGTTCTACTTCATGGAGATGAACACCCGCATTCAGGTGGAGCACCCGGTCACCGAGCAACTGACGGGCGTCGACCTGGTCAAGGAGCAGATCAGGGTCGCGGCCGGTGAGCCGCTCACCGCGCGCGCCACGCCGGAGCTACGGGGCCACGTGATCGAATGCCGCATCAATGCCGAAGACCCGTCGCGGGGCTTCCAGCCCTCGCCGGGCCGCATCGATGTGTTTCATCCGCCCGGTGGCCCGGGCGTCCGCCTCGATACCCATGTGTACGCGGGGTACACGGTGCCGCCGTTTTATGACTCGTTGCTGGCCAAGCTGATTGTGCAGGGCGGCGATCGCGAGGAGGCGCTGCGACGCATGCACATGGCACTCGAGAGCTTCATCATCGAGGGCGTCACGACGACGTCGGGCTTCCTGGCGCGTGTGATGGAGCACCCGGAGTTCCGCGCCGGCCACTTCGACACCAAGTTTCTCGAACGGGAACTTCCCGGCCTGTTGAAGGAGCCGTCCTAGCCGTGCGGGTCGAGGTGATGTTCGGTCCGGCGGTGCTCCCGCCGGCGGAGTGGCATGGACGCGTGGTCGTGGTCATCGATGTGCTGCGCGCGTCGACGACCATCGCCACTGCGCTGTCGCACGGGGCGCGAGCGGTCATACCGCTGGAGAGCGCGGACGACGTGGTGACGCGTTCCAGGGCGTTCGAACGCAGCGAGGTGATCCTGGCCGGCGAGCGGAAGAACGCGCGCATCGAGGGGTTCGACCTTGGCAACTCGCCGCGCGAGTTCACGCGCGAGGCGGTGGAGGGAAAGACGCTGCTCTACACCACGAGCAACGGCACGAACGCCCTGTTGGCCGTGCAAGGCGCCCGCGAAGTCCTGGTCGGCGCGTTCGTGAACTTTTCAGCGGTGGCGGCCATGGTACGCGCCGCGGCGCGCGAGCGCGTGGACCTGGCGTTCGTCTGCGCCGGATCCGATCGGCAGTTCTCCCTCGAAGACACGGTGTGTGCCGGCCGCTTCGTCCGCTCGCTCGGTCGACGCCTGGCGTCCGCGACGCTGAATGACGCGGCCCGCGCCGCGTTGACGCTGGAAAAGAAGTACGGCGCCGACCTTCCGAAGATGTTCCATGTGGCGACCCATGGTCGCGCGCTCGCCGAGGGCGGGTACGGGGAGGATCTCGCCGTCTGCGCGACAGTCGACGCCCACCCTGTCGTGCCCGTGTACGCCGAGCGTCAGATCACGCGCCTCGGCACCGACCGCGGACGCTGAGACGCCGATGAACGCCGGCGTGCGTCGCGAGATCGCCGGGATCGCCTTCATCCTGCTGGCGGTGTTCCTGGCCGGGGCCCTCGCCTTCCAGCGCCTCGACCCCTACACGAGCTGTGCGGGCGCGCGCGGTGTCTTTGGTCCGGTGGGCGGGTGCCTCAAGTGGACGCTGCAGTCGCTCCTCGGGGCGCCAGCCGCCTGGCTCGTGACGCTCCTCCCCCTGGCTCACGGCTTGCGCCTCATGCGCGACGCTCGGCCCATCGAAGGACGGCGGTGGCTCACGTTCATCGGTGGCTCGGCAGTCCTGCTGCCGATCTTCATCGGCATGGCCAGCGTTGCCGCGAGGGAGCCGGGTGCATGGGCGGGCCTCTGGGGCGGGTTCGCGGCGACCTACACGCAGCGCGCATTTGGAACCGCCGGCGCGTGGATCGTGTGGCTGCTCCTGGCCAGCGCGTTGATGGCGTGGACGCTGCGCTGGAATCCCGTGCGGATGATCATCGGGTCCGGCGCCGCCAGGGTGAGGAGCGTGCAGCCGACGCTGGCGTCGATCCTCGCACCGCCACCCGAAGAGATGCCGGCCGTCGAGGGGTTCGTAGCGACCGCCACCGCGGCGAATGCGCCATCGGCCTCGGCAAACGAGGAACAGAAGGACGATCTCGCGCTCCAGCGCAAGAAGCGCGAGCGCCGGGCGCGCGAAAAGGACGCGCCGATGAGCGACGCCGACGGACCTCCGTCGAGCGCGGGCGTGGCGGCGACGCCAACAGGTCCGCCGCCGGTTCCGGACGAGCACGCGCTGGAGCACGTCGTGCCGTCGTCGGAGTTGCTCACACCCCCGCCCGCCGAGGAGCACGAGCTGGGTCGACGGGAGCTCGATGCGATGGGGCAGAAGCTCATGGACGCGCTGCGGACCTTCAAAGTGGACGGCACGCTTGTCGGTCGCACGACGGGCCCGGTCGTGACGCAGTTCGAGGTGGAGCCCGCGCCCGGGGTGAAGGTGCGGCAGTTTGCCAACCTGGCCAACGACCTCGCGCTGGCGATGCGCTCGCCGAGCATCCGGGTCGTTGCGCCGATTCCCGGTCGCGGAGCGGTGGGCGTCGAGGTGCCGAATCCGACGCCGCAGCTGGTCGCATTTCGCGAGCTGATCGACGCGCCGCAGTTCCGGAGCGCGCGCATGGCGCTCCCGATCGCGCTGGGCAAGGATCTCGAGGGGCACGCCGTCGTCGCGGACCTGGCGAAGATGCCGCACCTGCTGATCGCTGGCGCGACGGGATCAGGCAAGTCGGTGTGCGTGAACACGATCATCACGAGCCTCGTGTACCGTCACACGCCCGAGACGCTCAAGTTCCTGATGGTCGACCCCAAGATGGTCGAGCTGTCGGTGTACAACGCGCTGCCGCATCTGCTGCACAAGGTCATCACCGACAACCGCGATGCGGCGTACGTGCTCAAATGGGCCGTGCAGGAGATGCAGCGTCGCTATGAACTCCTCGCGGCGAATGGCTCCCGGAACATCCAGGAGTTCAACAAGCGGGTCGAAGACGGCAGCCCGCTCCAGCACCGGCGGAGCGCCGACGTCGCGTTCGAGCGTCGCGAATACACCGACGGGTTGATTCCGTACGTCGTGCTGGTCATCGACGAGCTGGCGGACCTCATGATG
Proteins encoded in this window:
- the aroQ gene encoding type II 3-dehydroquinate dehydratase, translated to MKIAVLNGPNLNLLGTREPAIYGTDTLADIEARLRRVGEGLDVEVMCCQHNGEGELVSAIHALRGMADGAIINAGAYSHSSLAIRDAFSSIALPFVEVHLTNVYAREPERRHSMLAPEARAVICGFGAHGYELALHGLVASLRAQ
- a CDS encoding aminopeptidase P family protein is translated as MRARHLERVSALRERLLELHGDAVLVSSLPNARYLTGFTGSNALVLISQRDVVLLTDFRYETQVADECPDWVRVRIESASLWKGLWEALSADSTIRSIAFESAHLTHRDFQRCLEQGDRWHWRPTEDLVEALRAVKDADEVRCIREAGRVATDALRRTIARVRPGLTELEVCGILEYELRAGGSEAHPFPPIVAAGDRAALPHARASRRAIAVGDFLLIDFGATAGGYCSDVTRTFTIGAASERQRDVHDAVREAHAKAVGGIRAGVTGKAGDALAREVLEARGFGALFGHGLGHGLGLEVHEAPRLSRLAEGSLPDGAVVTIEPGVYVPGWGGVRLEDDVHVTATGAELLTEFPRELLALGA
- the accB gene encoding acetyl-CoA carboxylase biotin carboxyl carrier protein, translating into MIDLRYVKKLIEMLDGSSVDSVEISSDKGMKIRISKSPQQRGAVQIPAQVALPPMMAAAPVARPTPTEGVSAIPEPEAAGRAEPVKSSLLEVKSPMVGTFYGAPEPGAKPYAAVGSRVTKGQVLCIIEAMKIMNEIEAEISGVVREVAVQDAHPVEYGQVLFRVDPNG
- a CDS encoding type IV pilus twitching motility protein PilT, which gives rise to MGSTPHATDTTATAAGAAPRAPFNLKAILQQMVQVSASDLHLKVGRPPTLRINGDLSPLPLPALRPEDLSVLAKELMSPKQVKEFAEFREADFATGVPGIGRFRVNAYQQRGTIAFAIRTVPHQAKSISELNLPPIVEEIALLPRGLVLVTGVTGSGKSTALASMLQTMNERRYANIITIEDPIEFLHRDVKCHINQREVGTDTGSFGQALRRVLRQDPDVILIGEIRDLDTLDTALKAADTGHLVFSTLHTTDATQTVNRILSFYPPHQQNEVRFALSSALAAVVSLRLVPRSDRPGRIPAAEVLVNTAAVREQIRDLSKTLNIPDLIREGTVQYGMQSFDQSLMAWYSKGVISYESALFFATNPNEFALRVQGVAGSSDNSWRDFETDDPV
- the accC gene encoding acetyl-CoA carboxylase biotin carboxylase subunit — encoded protein: MFKKVLVANRGEIALRVIRACRELGIQTVAVYSEADRESLHVRFADDDVCIGPAPARESYLRIPRLIAAAEITGADAIHPGYGFLAENAEFAETCVASNITFIGPTAQQIRTMGDKAEARKTMTGVGVPIVPGTPGPVDDPEAALEFAKEIGFPVIIKAAAGGGGKGMRVAREAEEFLRAFSLARSEALSAFGNGDVYVEKYLTKPRHIEFQILGDTHGNVIHLGERDCSIQRRHQKLIEEAPSPAMTPELRAAMGEAAVRGARAIDYVGAGTIEMLLDEDGSFYFMEMNTRIQVEHPVTEQLTGVDLVKEQIRVAAGEPLTARATPELRGHVIECRINAEDPSRGFQPSPGRIDVFHPPGGPGVRLDTHVYAGYTVPPFYDSLLAKLIVQGGDREEALRRMHMALESFIIEGVTTTSGFLARVMEHPEFRAGHFDTKFLERELPGLLKEPS
- a CDS encoding 2-phosphosulfolactate phosphatase, producing MRVEVMFGPAVLPPAEWHGRVVVVIDVLRASTTIATALSHGARAVIPLESADDVVTRSRAFERSEVILAGERKNARIEGFDLGNSPREFTREAVEGKTLLYTTSNGTNALLAVQGAREVLVGAFVNFSAVAAMVRAAARERVDLAFVCAGSDRQFSLEDTVCAGRFVRSLGRRLASATLNDAARAALTLEKKYGADLPKMFHVATHGRALAEGGYGEDLAVCATVDAHPVVPVYAERQITRLGTDRGR
- a CDS encoding DNA translocase FtsK 4TM domain-containing protein, with product MNAGVRREIAGIAFILLAVFLAGALAFQRLDPYTSCAGARGVFGPVGGCLKWTLQSLLGAPAAWLVTLLPLAHGLRLMRDARPIEGRRWLTFIGGSAVLLPIFIGMASVAAREPGAWAGLWGGFAATYTQRAFGTAGAWIVWLLLASALMAWTLRWNPVRMIIGSGAARVRSVQPTLASILAPPPEEMPAVEGFVATATAANAPSASANEEQKDDLALQRKKRERRAREKDAPMSDADGPPSSAGVAATPTGPPPVPDEHALEHVVPSSELLTPPPAEEHELGRRELDAMGQKLMDALRTFKVDGTLVGRTTGPVVTQFEVEPAPGVKVRQFANLANDLALAMRSPSIRVVAPIPGRGAVGVEVPNPTPQLVAFRELIDAPQFRSARMALPIALGKDLEGHAVVADLAKMPHLLIAGATGSGKSVCVNTIITSLVYRHTPETLKFLMVDPKMVELSVYNALPHLLHKVITDNRDAAYVLKWAVQEMQRRYELLAANGSRNIQEFNKRVEDGSPLQHRRSADVAFERREYTDGLIPYVVLVIDELADLMMTVQGEVETPLAMLAQKARAIGIHIILATQRPSVNVITGLIKANFPSRIAFRVASQIDSRTIIDGMGAESLLGNGDMLFIPPGKSEPQRLQGAYIPGEDTERLVQWFQARKEARQAALASKGMPDAELIAPDIIAEMKALEALDREDDAEEGAELSNEKRDPLFLKAAETCIQHQLGSTSLLQRRLGVGYGRAARIIDQLHAAGVLGPANGSKPREILMGLDDLGRIADRRIDD